From the genome of Nakamurella flavida, one region includes:
- a CDS encoding DUF2090 domain-containing protein produces the protein MTQSTELGGLHRIATAENTFAIIAMDQRNTLKRMYAAVNAPAPSDEELENSKADVVQGLRGVASGFLLDPTFGTPALKQLPTEGLPYGVLVAAEPSERNTFNGEPHAHRDPALNAQWTRDQGGDAVKFFVQMRVDRKVGAGEPDLTADALQVVREVIADCKAAGVPSVIENLIYTIPGEEPATEAQKADRIIGAAEALAELGPDLLKLEYPGSPAACRRLANSIDVPWAVLSAGVAFDEFTEVLKVSCDDGGVSGFIAGRAIWRETVGMTRPDRQAYVASEGRRRLENCVQAIAGRARPFTDFTRV, from the coding sequence ATGGACCAGCGCAACACCCTCAAGCGCATGTACGCCGCGGTCAACGCCCCGGCCCCGAGCGACGAGGAGCTGGAGAACAGCAAGGCCGACGTCGTCCAGGGCCTGCGCGGGGTCGCCTCCGGCTTCCTGCTCGACCCGACCTTCGGCACCCCCGCCCTGAAGCAGCTGCCCACCGAGGGGCTGCCCTACGGCGTGCTCGTCGCCGCCGAGCCCTCCGAGCGCAACACCTTCAACGGGGAGCCGCACGCCCACCGCGACCCGGCGTTGAACGCGCAGTGGACCCGCGACCAGGGTGGCGACGCGGTCAAGTTCTTCGTGCAGATGCGGGTCGACCGCAAGGTCGGCGCGGGCGAGCCCGACCTGACCGCCGACGCCCTGCAGGTCGTCCGCGAGGTCATCGCCGACTGCAAGGCCGCCGGCGTGCCGTCGGTCATCGAGAACCTGATCTACACGATCCCCGGCGAGGAGCCGGCGACCGAGGCGCAGAAAGCCGACCGGATCATCGGCGCCGCCGAGGCGCTGGCCGAGCTGGGCCCGGACCTGCTCAAGCTGGAGTACCCGGGCAGCCCGGCCGCGTGCCGCCGGCTGGCCAACTCCATCGACGTGCCGTGGGCGGTGCTGTCGGCCGGTGTCGCGTTCGACGAGTTCACCGAGGTCCTCAAGGTCTCGTGCGACGACGGCGGCGTGAGCGGCTTCATCGCCGGCCGCGCCATCTGGCGGGAGACCGTGGGCATGACGCGTCCCGATCGTCAGGCCTACGTCGCCTCCGAGGGCCGTCGTCGTCTCGAGAACTGCGTGCAGGCCATCGCGGGCCGCGCCCGGCCGTTCACCGATTTCACCCGGGTCTGA